The nucleotide window GCCTGGGCGTCCTTTGTGCAGCCGCTACCGCGCCTGGTCTACAACCCGTCTGATAGCGTTTCCGTCGGCTGGTATCGCATCCAACCGTTCCATCGTCGGCCTCACTCCCTGCCGGTAGGAAGCATCATTCTTACCCGATTGCCTGCTGATGCGGTGGCGCTCGCCGCCCAGCGCGGCTACCTACCGGCCCACATTCCACTGCTCAAACGTGTGGGCGCGGTCGCGCCACAACACGTTTGCATCGTGCAGGGCCAGGTACGCATTGACGGCGTGCCGGTGGCCGCCGTTCCCTCTGCTGATCGGCTGGGTCGGCCATTGCCATCCTGGCAGCCGTGCCGACCGCTGGCCGAGGGTGAATTGTTCCTGCTGAGTGTCAGCAATCCGGCATCGTTCGATAGCCGCTACTTTGGCCCGGTGAGCGCCGCTGCCGTAATCGGCATCGCGCGCCCAATCTGGCCGGAGGCTCGCCCATGATGTGTACCGATTCCTTGCTCGTCGCCGTGCATGGCATCGTGCTATCAGGCGTGTCTTCATCGTGGTTGTCGGCGTGTCGCGGCGCGTGCAGTGTGGGTGTCGATGCTGTGTCTTCAACACTGCGCTTCGCGTCGCCTTCGGCGCACCCGTCCAACGTGCAGGTGTCTTGCCTTGAACGCGCCTGGCCTGCGGCCCCATCGCTGCGTTCATCGGTGGGCGGGCTGCGCGTGCCGCAGCGCCACCGAGCCGCCGACGCCGGGAGCGAAAGCGACAGGCAAAGGCGGAAGGCAAGACAAAAGGACGCGGCACCTGCCCGCGTCGAAAGCCCGTCTGCACATGGGGGTGGTGCGGCACGGCGCGGCTTTGCCGCTGTGCCGCTTGGGGCGCGTGGCCCGCGCCGATACTGGCATGTCCGCGTGCTTTGCACGCCCGGACACGCTATACCTTTCTAAAGGAACGGCCATGAATGATCGCCATGATGATGACTTTCGCATGCGCCCCAGCGCCCCGAAGGATCGGGTTCAGGGCTTTGTGTCCAAGGTGCTCAAGCAGGTCGGCAAAGCGGGTGGCAAGTCGGCGGTGCGTCGGCCCGCGCTGACCAAAAGCCAAGGCCAGCGAGCGGGTCAACGTCCCGGCTCACGCCTGGGGCGCGGCCACACGGCGGCGCGTTTCGCGGGGGCGACGCTTACGCCATTCTCGCGGCGCGTCACCATCAAGACCTTGTTGGTCAATCAGCGCCAGGCCAGCCCGCAATCCTTGTCCCGACACCTGCGTTACGTCGAGCGAGATGGTACGGGCCGCGACGGTGAACCGGGGCGGGCTTATGGGCCGCAGGTGGATGAAGCCGACCTTGACGCTTTCAAGGAACGCTGCGCCGATGACCGTCACCATTTCCGTTTCATCGTCTCGCCCGAGGATGGGGCCGAGCTGGATGACCTGCGCACCTATACCCGGCACCTGA belongs to Castellaniella sp. and includes:
- a CDS encoding S26 family signal peptidase → MNRIPSSAHAAGNTARLRSRLRARLALAALCTIGLAALAWASFVQPLPRLVYNPSDSVSVGWYRIQPFHRRPHSLPVGSIILTRLPADAVALAAQRGYLPAHIPLLKRVGAVAPQHVCIVQGQVRIDGVPVAAVPSADRLGRPLPSWQPCRPLAEGELFLLSVSNPASFDSRYFGPVSAAAVIGIARPIWPEARP